From a single Sphingobium sp. genomic region:
- a CDS encoding MFS transporter gives MAEQPLGRRTVATYAAAIGPVAILGLPFSVYLPPFIASGGTIPVALVGLLFSLSTLWDGLVDPLIGTLIDRKSKGASPYRDWMLRASVPLALLLAILVTMGDSMPFWMLLPLLLLFYSCFSLYDVAHCAWGAALARNADDSARIFGNREFGAKLVLILAFASPALAQALIPGLDLQGRILAYVGLLLFALPLALWAIHRLPPRAIVPEPGIGWRAEIKVSLKMRPLLLVWLAQILGAFSFGSLTATFIFFADGYLRLDAQGALLLFGTFIGGAIATPAWIQIARRLGKPVAMACNCLWLITLLLIAWALPPGVFLAALLFSMGLGSGFMGLIFIHGMIADIAPHDRARCGRDRTAFLYALTNLLQKFGNAIAVGITYALLGLYGFDAARPEASDDVIRWLFLTLPPIGWGLMGIVALLLRNEGMVNQRLGNLRPAKPIS, from the coding sequence GTGGCTGAACAGCCGCTTGGCCGCCGCACCGTTGCGACCTATGCCGCCGCGATTGGGCCGGTTGCGATATTAGGGCTTCCCTTTTCGGTTTATCTGCCGCCCTTCATTGCATCAGGCGGCACCATTCCGGTGGCGCTGGTCGGGCTGCTCTTTTCGCTCAGCACCTTGTGGGATGGCCTTGTCGATCCGTTGATCGGCACGCTGATTGACCGCAAGTCCAAAGGCGCATCGCCCTATCGCGATTGGATGTTGCGGGCATCGGTCCCGCTGGCGCTGCTGCTGGCGATCCTGGTGACTATGGGGGACAGCATGCCTTTCTGGATGTTGCTGCCCCTGCTGCTGCTCTTCTATTCCTGCTTCAGCCTTTACGATGTCGCCCATTGCGCCTGGGGCGCGGCACTGGCGCGTAATGCGGATGATAGTGCGCGCATTTTCGGCAATCGGGAATTTGGGGCAAAGCTGGTGCTGATCCTCGCCTTTGCCTCCCCGGCATTGGCGCAGGCGCTGATCCCCGGGCTCGACCTGCAAGGGCGTATCCTGGCCTATGTCGGGCTGCTGCTGTTTGCGCTGCCGCTTGCTTTATGGGCGATACACCGCCTGCCGCCGCGCGCGATTGTGCCGGAACCCGGGATCGGCTGGCGCGCGGAGATCAAGGTAAGCCTTAAAATGCGCCCGCTGCTGCTGGTCTGGCTCGCCCAGATATTGGGGGCTTTTTCCTTCGGCAGCCTTACGGCGACCTTCATCTTCTTTGCCGACGGCTATTTGCGGCTCGATGCGCAGGGCGCGCTGCTGTTGTTCGGAACTTTCATCGGCGGGGCGATTGCCACACCGGCGTGGATCCAGATTGCCCGGAGGCTGGGCAAGCCTGTTGCCATGGCGTGCAATTGCCTGTGGCTAATTACGCTGCTGCTTATCGCTTGGGCTTTGCCGCCCGGCGTATTTTTGGCCGCGCTGCTTTTTTCAATGGGGCTCGGGTCGGGTTTTATGGGGCTGATTTTCATCCATGGCATGATTGCCGACATCGCGCCGCATGATCGCGCCCGCTGCGGTCGGGATCGCACCGCATTCCTTTATGCGCTGACCAACTTGTTGCAGAAATTCGGCAATGCCATCGCAGTGGGCATCACTTATGCGCTGCTCGGGCTTTACGGTTTCGACGCGGCCCGCCCAGAGGCGAGCGACGACGTGATCCGCTGGCTGTTCCTGACACTGCCGCCAATCGGATGGGGATTGATGGGAATCGTCGCGCTGCTGTTGCGGAACGAGGGGATGGTCAATCAGCGGCTGGGCAATCTGCGCCCTGCAAAACCAATCAGCTAA
- the smc gene encoding chromosome segregation protein SMC, with product MRIKRLKLTGFKSFVEPTELHIEAGLTGVVGPNGCGKSNLLEALRWVMGENSPKSMRGGGMEDVIFAGTAQRPARDFAEVTLLAEHDAQEDIPGVIANDEDGELEVVRRIERGAGSAYRANGRDVRAKDIALIFADAATGAHSPALVSQGRIGAIIAAKPQERRMMLEEAAGISGLHVRRKDAEQKLRAAESNLNRLATILGDMDARGQALKRQARQAERYRKLSGEIQQAEARLIFARWQEAKAAAEAARAEADVAGKAVEAASARQREFSERQQQAVRKLADDRAAAMAARDAASDLSNRLVQLSGERDRLTQRQADLSTQAQRIEEDGAREGKLTHDAAEALARLQAEAVILGEAIKATEEQRPRLSRALDDGERAVREAEVKLAKAGAEQARAEAELRVAEAALASARARVDRAERENARINAEREALGDEAELASAREAARAEAERLQSAIAIQAGAIEAAEAQRATLVAQRDAAQSALASAKAELAALISERNALERAIQKSGASRAIDRIKVKPGYERALAAALGDDLNAAIGGDVGRRWKGFTAAPPQLSGERLADVVEAPAELALRLAMVRVVDTDDGALLAIGERLVTRDGKLRRWDGFVAEDDGAAAAEQLERANRIAALGEALPIAEAKVADEAAELESLTAQIGAAQDEARRLAAEQAGSEAALRQALRDADRAEDALVRAQQAAAALAERGQAVAQEAEQARLEFESAQKSRADLPDGEQQRSLVAALTGESETLRQLFIRAQADLSSLDQKIGQDRERRAVAQAEIRSWQERAGEAERRIAEMNKRSAEIAAERDAITGRPEAIAAQLVELERDKAELGAKLAALQAAEQASDAVLKSLEGDLAAAAEAVSTAREQRAGAEARAENQDARRREMAGISGERFECPPPLLPEKHGFDEEALGAAGEESARLERLQLDRERIGPVNLIAADELTELETEVAKGQAESEELTQAINRLRGSIGSLNREGRSRLLTAFEAVDQHFRRLFSTLFNGGQAHLALIDSDDPLEAGLEIFAQPPGKRLQSLTLLSGGEQALTAVALIFALFLTNPAPICVLDEVDAPLDDANIERFCDLLDAMTRETDTRYLIVTHNAVTMSRMHRLFGVTMVEQGVSRLVSVDLGGAEQLLAAE from the coding sequence ATGCGGATCAAGAGGCTCAAACTCACAGGTTTTAAAAGCTTTGTCGAGCCGACGGAGCTGCATATCGAGGCTGGGCTGACCGGCGTGGTCGGCCCCAATGGCTGCGGCAAATCGAACCTGCTTGAGGCTTTGCGCTGGGTGATGGGCGAAAATTCGCCCAAATCGATGCGCGGCGGCGGCATGGAAGACGTGATCTTCGCCGGCACCGCGCAACGCCCCGCGCGTGATTTTGCCGAGGTCACCCTGCTCGCGGAACATGATGCGCAGGAAGATATTCCCGGCGTTATCGCCAATGACGAGGATGGCGAGCTTGAGGTTGTCCGCCGGATCGAGCGCGGCGCCGGCAGTGCCTATCGTGCCAATGGCCGCGATGTGCGCGCAAAGGATATCGCGCTGATCTTTGCCGATGCGGCAACTGGTGCGCATAGCCCGGCGCTTGTCAGCCAGGGCCGGATTGGTGCGATCATCGCTGCCAAGCCGCAGGAACGGCGCATGATGCTCGAAGAGGCAGCAGGGATTTCGGGCCTGCATGTCCGCCGCAAGGATGCCGAGCAGAAATTGCGCGCGGCCGAATCCAACCTCAACCGTCTTGCGACCATATTGGGGGATATGGACGCGCGGGGGCAGGCGCTGAAGCGGCAGGCGCGGCAGGCCGAACGTTATCGCAAACTGTCGGGCGAGATCCAGCAAGCAGAGGCGCGCCTCATCTTCGCGCGCTGGCAAGAGGCAAAGGCCGCAGCAGAGGCGGCGCGCGCCGAGGCGGATGTGGCTGGCAAGGCCGTCGAAGCGGCATCGGCCCGCCAGCGCGAATTTTCCGAACGCCAGCAGCAGGCAGTCCGCAAGCTCGCAGATGATCGCGCCGCAGCCATGGCGGCCCGCGATGCGGCCAGCGACCTGTCCAACCGGCTGGTGCAGCTGTCGGGCGAGCGCGACCGGCTGACGCAGCGGCAGGCCGATCTTTCGACACAGGCGCAGCGCATTGAGGAAGACGGCGCGCGCGAAGGCAAGTTGACGCATGATGCGGCAGAGGCGCTGGCCCGCTTGCAAGCCGAGGCTGTCATCCTTGGCGAGGCGATCAAGGCGACCGAAGAGCAGCGCCCTCGGCTTTCACGCGCACTGGACGATGGCGAGCGCGCCGTCCGCGAGGCTGAGGTGAAGCTTGCCAAGGCAGGCGCTGAACAGGCACGCGCCGAGGCCGAATTGCGCGTGGCCGAGGCCGCACTTGCCAGCGCCCGGGCGCGGGTCGATCGTGCGGAGCGGGAAAACGCCCGGATCAATGCCGAGCGTGAAGCGCTGGGCGATGAGGCAGAGCTGGCTTCCGCCCGCGAGGCCGCCCGTGCCGAGGCGGAGCGGTTACAGTCGGCTATTGCTATACAGGCTGGCGCCATCGAAGCGGCCGAAGCCCAAAGGGCGACATTGGTTGCACAGCGCGATGCGGCGCAAAGTGCACTTGCCAGTGCCAAGGCCGAATTGGCCGCACTGATCAGCGAACGCAATGCGCTGGAACGCGCCATTCAGAAAAGCGGTGCGAGCCGTGCGATCGACCGGATCAAGGTTAAGCCCGGCTATGAACGTGCGCTGGCCGCGGCACTGGGCGATGATCTGAATGCAGCGATAGGCGGCGATGTAGGGCGGCGGTGGAAGGGCTTTACCGCAGCCCCGCCGCAGCTGTCGGGCGAGCGTCTGGCCGATGTGGTGGAGGCGCCTGCCGAACTGGCGCTGCGCCTTGCGATGGTGCGGGTCGTTGATACTGACGATGGTGCCCTTCTCGCTATTGGTGAGCGGCTGGTGACCCGCGATGGTAAGCTGCGTCGTTGGGATGGCTTTGTCGCCGAGGATGATGGCGCGGCGGCCGCCGAACAGCTGGAACGTGCAAACCGGATTGCGGCACTGGGCGAGGCGCTGCCGATTGCAGAGGCCAAGGTTGCGGACGAGGCGGCAGAGCTTGAAAGCCTGACCGCGCAGATCGGCGCGGCGCAGGATGAGGCCCGTCGGCTGGCCGCAGAACAGGCGGGCAGCGAGGCGGCGCTGCGCCAGGCGCTGCGCGATGCAGACCGGGCGGAAGATGCGCTTGTCCGCGCCCAACAGGCGGCTGCGGCGCTTGCCGAGCGCGGCCAAGCCGTGGCGCAAGAGGCCGAACAGGCGCGACTCGAATTTGAGTCGGCGCAAAAATCGCGTGCCGATCTACCCGACGGGGAGCAGCAACGGTCGCTTGTCGCGGCATTGACTGGCGAGAGCGAAACCTTGCGCCAATTGTTCATTCGCGCCCAGGCCGATCTATCGTCGCTCGACCAGAAAATCGGGCAAGATCGCGAACGGCGCGCCGTCGCGCAGGCAGAAATCCGCAGCTGGCAGGAACGGGCGGGCGAAGCCGAGCGGCGGATCGCCGAGATGAACAAGCGCAGCGCGGAGATTGCGGCAGAACGCGATGCGATTACAGGCCGGCCGGAAGCGATTGCGGCGCAGCTGGTTGAACTGGAACGCGACAAGGCGGAACTGGGCGCAAAACTGGCGGCGTTGCAGGCGGCCGAACAGGCGAGTGATGCAGTACTCAAATCGCTTGAGGGCGATCTGGCCGCCGCTGCCGAAGCGGTATCGACAGCGCGTGAGCAGCGCGCCGGTGCCGAAGCCCGGGCAGAAAATCAGGATGCCCGTCGCCGCGAGATGGCAGGGATTTCGGGCGAACGTTTTGAATGCCCACCGCCACTTCTTCCCGAAAAACATGGCTTTGACGAAGAGGCATTAGGTGCAGCCGGCGAAGAATCGGCGCGGCTGGAACGGTTGCAGCTGGATCGCGAACGGATAGGCCCTGTCAATTTGATCGCGGCAGACGAACTGACAGAATTGGAGACTGAGGTTGCGAAGGGCCAAGCCGAAAGTGAGGAACTGACGCAGGCGATTAACCGCTTGCGCGGATCGATCGGCAGCCTCAATCGTGAAGGGCGCTCCCGCTTGCTGACGGCATTTGAAGCTGTTGACCAGCATTTCCGCCGCCTTTTCTCCACGCTGTTCAATGGCGGTCAGGCGCATCTGGCGTTGATCGACAGCGACGATCCGCTTGAGGCCGGCCTTGAAATCTTTGCGCAGCCGCCGGGGAAAAGGCTGCAATCGCTGACCTTGCTGTCGGGCGGCGAACAGGCGCTGACCGCGGTGGCGTTGATCTTTGCGCTCTTCCTGACGAACCCTGCGCCGATCTGCGTTCTCGACGAAGTCGATGCCCCGCTGGACGATGCCAATATCGAGCGCTTCTGCGACCTGCTCGACGCGATGACGCGCGAGACCGATACCCGCTATCTGATTGTCACCCACAATGCGGTGACGATGAGCCGCATGCACCGCCTGTTCGGCGTGACGATGGTCGAACAGGGGGTGTCGCGCCTGGTCAGCGTCGATCTGGGCGGCGCGGAACAGCTCCTCGCGGCGGAATAG
- the rplK gene encoding 50S ribosomal protein L11, whose protein sequence is MAKKIDGYIGLQVPAGSATPSPPIGPALGQRGVNIMEFCKQFNAATGDMEKGTPIPTKITVFSDKSFTFIMKSPPATYLIKKVLGLKSGSKEPGKVSAGKITRAQLEEVATLKMKDLNANDMDAAVKIIAGSATAMGLEVVEG, encoded by the coding sequence ATGGCCAAGAAAATTGACGGCTATATCGGCTTGCAGGTTCCTGCCGGCTCAGCCACTCCCTCACCGCCGATCGGCCCTGCTCTGGGTCAGCGCGGCGTGAACATCATGGAATTCTGCAAGCAGTTCAATGCCGCCACCGGCGACATGGAAAAGGGCACGCCGATTCCGACCAAGATCACCGTATTCTCCGACAAGAGCTTCACCTTCATCATGAAGTCGCCCCCGGCGACCTATCTGATCAAGAAGGTGCTCGGCCTGAAATCGGGTTCGAAAGAGCCCGGCAAGGTTTCTGCCGGCAAGATCACGCGCGCGCAGCTGGAAGAAGTTGCTACGCTGAAGATGAAGGATCTGAACGCGAACGACATGGACGCCGCGGTCAAGATCATCGCAGGTTCGGCTACGGCCATGGGCCTCGAAGTGGTGGAGGGCTAA
- a CDS encoding glutamate--cysteine ligase, whose product MSTKTVSNRNDPVIDSRDQLIAAMAKGEKPEDRWRIGTEHEKFVYCRKDHHAPSYDEPGGIRDLLMALTEFGWEPIYEGDNVIAMGGDDGTVSLEPAGQLELSGAPLENLHQTCAETGRHLKQVKAIGEKTGTAFLGLGLWPDKTRAELPIMPKGRYDIMLRHMPRVGSMGLDMMLRTCTIQVNLDYSSEADMAHKFRTSLALQPLATALFANSPFLEGKPNGFLSYRSHIWSDTDPARTGMLPFVFEDGFGYERYADYMLDVPMYFVYRDGKYIDAAGHSFRDFLKGELSVLPGEKPTVSDWEDHMSTAFPEVRMKSFLEMRGADGGPWNRICALPAFWVGLLYDQSALDAAWDEVKHWTMEERELLRASVPKLGLDAPIGGGGKLRDIAGRIVEIASAGLTARDRQNSSGDNESGFLDPLREVVASGKTPAELLLEKYHGEWGGDLSRIYDEMSF is encoded by the coding sequence ATGAGCACGAAAACAGTTTCGAATCGCAACGATCCTGTCATTGACAGCCGCGACCAATTGATCGCGGCAATGGCGAAGGGTGAAAAGCCCGAGGATCGCTGGCGGATCGGCACCGAGCATGAAAAATTCGTCTATTGCCGCAAGGATCACCATGCGCCGTCCTATGACGAACCTGGTGGCATTCGTGATCTATTGATGGCGCTCACCGAATTTGGCTGGGAACCGATTTACGAAGGCGACAATGTCATTGCCATGGGCGGCGATGACGGCACTGTCAGCCTTGAGCCTGCTGGGCAGCTTGAACTGTCGGGCGCGCCACTTGAAAATCTGCACCAGACCTGTGCCGAAACCGGGCGCCATCTGAAGCAGGTGAAGGCGATCGGCGAAAAAACTGGCACCGCCTTTCTGGGCCTCGGCCTCTGGCCCGACAAGACCCGCGCCGAACTGCCGATCATGCCCAAGGGGCGCTATGATATCATGCTGCGCCACATGCCGCGCGTTGGCAGCATGGGCCTCGACATGATGCTGCGCACCTGCACGATCCAGGTCAATCTCGATTATTCGAGCGAGGCCGACATGGCGCACAAATTCCGCACCAGCCTTGCGCTGCAACCGCTGGCGACGGCGTTGTTTGCCAATTCACCATTCCTTGAAGGCAAGCCCAACGGGTTTCTTTCTTACCGCAGCCATATCTGGTCTGATACTGATCCGGCGCGCACCGGCATGCTTCCCTTCGTGTTCGAAGACGGCTTCGGCTATGAACGTTATGCCGACTATATGCTCGATGTGCCGATGTATTTTGTCTATCGCGACGGCAAATATATCGATGCAGCCGGCCATAGTTTCCGCGATTTCCTGAAAGGCGAACTTTCGGTGCTGCCCGGTGAAAAGCCGACCGTGTCTGACTGGGAAGATCATATGTCGACTGCCTTCCCCGAAGTGCGGATGAAAAGCTTCCTTGAAATGCGCGGTGCAGATGGCGGACCGTGGAACCGCATTTGTGCCTTGCCCGCCTTCTGGGTGGGGCTTCTCTATGATCAATCGGCGCTTGATGCCGCATGGGATGAGGTCAAGCACTGGACGATGGAGGAGCGCGAACTGCTGCGTGCCTCTGTGCCCAAACTTGGCCTTGATGCGCCTATTGGCGGCGGTGGCAAGCTGCGCGATATAGCGGGGCGGATTGTGGAGATCGCTTCAGCCGGCCTCACCGCGCGTGACCGGCAGAACAGCAGCGGCGACAATGAAAGCGGCTTCCTTGATCCGCTGCGCGAAGTTGTCGCCAGCGGCAAGACGCCGGCCGAACTTCTGCTCGAAAAATATCATGGCGAATGGGGCGGAGACCTGTCGCGCATCTATGACGAGATGAGTTTCTGA
- a CDS encoding 16S rRNA (uracil(1498)-N(3))-methyltransferase gives MVQTPAFPPHSTPRLFVDEALAEGRELRIDGGQAHYLINVMRLKAGDPVKLFDDRTGEYLATISGVGKRDLAMTVEAKLRGREAAPDLWLCQALVKKDRLDWIAEKACELGIARFQPVLTARCVVDKVKEDRLRSQMIEAAEQCERTALPEIGDLAKLDALLRAWPADRSLLFCDERGGDDILPLLQSGGHGKAAILIGPEGGFTDAENAAIRAHPAAVPVSLGPNILRADTAAVAAVSVWMAALRPAG, from the coding sequence ATGGTGCAAACCCCGGCTTTTCCGCCGCATTCGACCCCGCGTCTGTTTGTTGACGAGGCGCTGGCCGAGGGCCGCGAATTGCGCATTGACGGCGGGCAGGCGCATTATTTGATCAATGTGATGCGGCTTAAGGCCGGCGATCCGGTCAAGCTGTTCGACGACCGGACAGGCGAATATCTGGCCACCATCAGCGGTGTCGGAAAGCGCGATCTGGCTATGACCGTCGAGGCGAAATTGCGCGGTCGCGAAGCGGCGCCCGATCTCTGGCTTTGCCAGGCACTGGTGAAAAAGGACCGGCTCGACTGGATTGCGGAAAAGGCGTGCGAACTGGGCATTGCCCGGTTTCAGCCTGTGCTCACCGCGCGCTGCGTCGTCGACAAGGTCAAGGAAGATCGCCTGCGGTCGCAGATGATTGAGGCAGCGGAGCAATGCGAGCGTACGGCCTTGCCTGAAATTGGCGACCTTGCGAAATTGGATGCTTTGTTGCGGGCATGGCCGGCAGACCGCAGCCTGCTATTCTGCGATGAACGGGGCGGCGACGATATTCTGCCGCTTTTGCAATCGGGCGGGCATGGCAAGGCAGCGATCCTGATCGGTCCCGAAGGCGGCTTTACCGATGCCGAAAATGCGGCGATCCGGGCGCATCCGGCAGCGGTTCCGGTTTCGCTCGGTCCCAACATCCTGCGCGCCGATACCGCTGCAGTTGCGGCGGTTTCGGTCTGGATGGCGGCACTGCGCCCTGCCGGTTGA
- a CDS encoding aldo/keto reductase, with amino-acid sequence MGHRRLGKSAIVVSDICMGTMTFGSQADEATAHRVLDMSLDAGINFFDTAEGYPVPPDVKWVGRTEDIVGRWLKGKNRDSIILATKVSGPSHVWFKSPKRGGMTALDRHNIIVAVEESLRRLQTDYIDLYQTHWPDHGTAYEETMEVLDELVRAGKVRILGCSNETSWGLMKSIAASERLGAARYQTIQNNFSINNRRFEDELAQVCREEGVSLIPYSPLAGGVLSGKYQDGARPDGARFTRYMDMADARQAAMAKRFAGPRALESTARILDIAKQAGMSPVTLATAWSKQHDFVASTIVGVSSVEQCAEIFAATDLVLPDDVMKAIHKVTREILYPMG; translated from the coding sequence ATGGGACATCGCCGGCTGGGCAAAAGCGCGATCGTCGTTTCCGACATCTGCATGGGCACAATGACCTTCGGGTCGCAGGCAGACGAGGCGACCGCGCACCGCGTGCTCGACATGAGCCTTGATGCAGGGATCAATTTTTTCGACACCGCCGAAGGCTACCCCGTGCCCCCCGATGTCAAATGGGTAGGCCGCACCGAAGATATTGTCGGCCGTTGGCTGAAGGGCAAGAATCGCGACTCGATCATCCTTGCGACCAAAGTTTCAGGGCCGAGCCATGTCTGGTTCAAATCGCCGAAGCGTGGCGGGATGACCGCGCTTGACCGGCACAATATCATTGTCGCCGTAGAAGAAAGCCTGCGCCGCCTGCAAACCGACTATATCGACCTCTACCAGACGCATTGGCCCGACCATGGCACCGCTTATGAAGAAACGATGGAGGTGCTCGACGAGCTGGTCCGTGCCGGCAAGGTGCGTATTCTTGGCTGTTCGAACGAGACAAGTTGGGGGCTGATGAAATCGATCGCGGCGTCCGAACGGCTTGGCGCAGCCCGTTACCAGACGATCCAGAATAACTTCTCGATCAACAACCGCCGTTTTGAGGATGAACTGGCGCAGGTATGCCGCGAGGAAGGCGTCAGCCTGATCCCCTATTCGCCGCTCGCAGGCGGGGTGCTTTCGGGCAAATATCAGGATGGCGCACGCCCCGATGGTGCCCGCTTCACCCGCTATATGGATATGGCCGATGCACGGCAGGCGGCGATGGCCAAACGCTTTGCCGGGCCGCGTGCGCTCGAATCCACCGCGCGTATTCTCGACATCGCAAAACAGGCCGGAATGTCGCCGGTAACGCTGGCGACCGCTTGGTCAAAACAGCATGATTTCGTCGCCTCAACAATCGTCGGCGTCAGCAGCGTGGAACAATGCGCAGAAATCTTCGCCGCGACCGACCTTGTTCTGCCCGACGATGTGATGAAGGCGATCCACAAGGTGACGCGGGAAATACTCTACCCGATGGGGTGA
- the ubiA gene encoding 4-hydroxybenzoate octaprenyltransferase: MTVTTTPPDTEIQGLVRLLPASLRPFALLARFDRPIGWWLLFWPCIFGLTLAGGAFSHWHLALWMLIGAIAMRGAGCVYNDIVDRDLDAKVARTASRPLASRVVSLKAAWAWLLLLCGIGLLVLVQLRIEAIFVALCSLALVAAYPFMKRITWWPQLWLGLVFSWGALVGWVAVTGRADSAMLWLYAGTIFWVVGYDTIYAMQDREDDALVGIRSSALRMGAQIRGGVALCYLLAITGWGMAIWEVRPQGQALIALLPAFLHLALQVVTLKKDGSNALAHFRANKVTGLLVALACLVVGVTS; this comes from the coding sequence GTGACCGTCACAACCACCCCTCCCGATACGGAAATTCAAGGCCTTGTCCGCCTGCTTCCGGCAAGCCTGCGGCCCTTTGCGCTTTTGGCCCGGTTCGACCGGCCGATTGGCTGGTGGCTGCTTTTCTGGCCCTGTATTTTCGGGCTGACCTTGGCGGGCGGCGCGTTCAGCCACTGGCATTTGGCGCTCTGGATGCTGATCGGCGCGATCGCGATGCGCGGGGCCGGATGCGTGTATAATGATATTGTCGACCGTGATCTTGACGCCAAAGTCGCCCGTACGGCCAGCCGTCCGCTGGCCAGCAGGGTGGTCAGCCTGAAAGCCGCGTGGGCATGGCTGTTGCTGCTCTGTGGCATCGGCTTGCTGGTGCTCGTGCAATTGCGGATCGAGGCAATCTTTGTTGCCCTTTGCAGCCTCGCATTGGTCGCCGCATACCCTTTTATGAAGCGCATCACCTGGTGGCCGCAGCTTTGGCTGGGGCTGGTGTTCAGTTGGGGCGCGCTGGTCGGCTGGGTCGCAGTCACGGGGCGCGCCGATAGCGCGATGCTCTGGCTTTATGCCGGCACGATCTTCTGGGTCGTCGGCTATGATACAATTTATGCGATGCAAGACCGCGAAGATGATGCGCTGGTCGGCATCCGTTCCAGCGCGCTGCGCATGGGGGCACAGATCAGAGGCGGGGTTGCCCTTTGCTATCTGCTCGCAATTACCGGCTGGGGCATGGCAATCTGGGAGGTGCGTCCGCAAGGTCAGGCATTGATTGCATTGCTGCCCGCATTTTTACACCTTGCGCTGCAGGTGGTTACCCTCAAAAAGGATGGCAGCAATGCCCTCGCGCATTTCCGCGCGAACAAGGTCACCGGGCTGCTGGTCGCGCTCGCCTGCCTCGTTGTCGGCGTTACAAGTTAA
- the nusG gene encoding transcription termination/antitermination protein NusG produces MARWYIIHAYSGFENKVRDQIVAEAERKGLAALVESVEVPTEQVTEVRRGKKVKAERKFFPGYVLAKLNMNDDVYHLVKNTPKVTGFLGANNKPQPITEAEAARILNTKDELAAAPKKRVAVDYEIGDQVKVMSGPFASFNGVVEELDFDKNRVKVSVSIFGRATPVELDFEEVELMK; encoded by the coding sequence ATGGCACGCTGGTACATCATCCACGCTTATTCGGGTTTCGAAAACAAGGTCCGCGACCAGATTGTCGCAGAGGCAGAGCGCAAGGGCCTCGCCGCGCTTGTCGAATCGGTTGAAGTGCCGACCGAACAGGTCACCGAAGTGCGCCGCGGCAAAAAGGTAAAGGCCGAGCGCAAATTCTTCCCCGGCTATGTTCTGGCAAAGCTGAACATGAACGACGATGTCTATCACCTCGTCAAAAACACCCCCAAGGTGACCGGATTCCTCGGCGCGAACAACAAGCCGCAGCCGATTACCGAAGCCGAAGCCGCCCGCATCCTGAACACCAAGGACGAGCTGGCCGCCGCGCCGAAGAAGCGCGTCGCAGTCGATTACGAAATCGGCGATCAGGTAAAGGTGATGAGCGGCCCGTTCGCCAGCTTCAACGGCGTGGTCGAGGAACTGGATTTCGACAAGAACCGCGTCAAGGTTTCGGTCTCGATCTTTGGCCGTGCAACGCCCGTCGAACTCGATTTCGAAGAAGTCGAATTGATGAAATAA
- the secE gene encoding preprotein translocase subunit SecE: MAKNSPGEFIRQVRAEIGKVVWPTRQETTQTAIMVLIMTIILAIFFLGVDAFFNMVVKGLLSFAQ, from the coding sequence ATGGCAAAGAATAGCCCGGGTGAATTCATTCGTCAGGTGCGTGCCGAGATCGGCAAGGTCGTATGGCCGACCCGTCAGGAAACCACGCAGACCGCGATCATGGTTTTGATCATGACGATCATTCTTGCCATCTTCTTCCTGGGCGTCGATGCCTTTTTCAACATGGTGGTAAAGGGGCTTTTGAGCTTCGCGCAATAA
- the rplA gene encoding 50S ribosomal protein L1, with translation MAKLTKKAKTLAALDAEKLYGVDEALKTIKELATAKFDETIEVALNLGVDPRHADQMVRGMVSLPAGTGKDMRVAVFARGDKAEAATAAGADKVGAEDLMEDMLAGNLAYDRVIATPDMMGIVGRLGKTLGPKGLMPNPKLGTVTMDVAAAVTAAKAGQVEFRVEKQGIIHSGIGKKSFSDADLRKNFDALVDAVIKAKPSGSKGKYVRKIAVSSTMGPGLKVDIADVAGA, from the coding sequence ATGGCAAAGCTGACCAAAAAGGCAAAGACGCTTGCAGCCCTTGACGCTGAAAAGCTGTACGGCGTTGACGAAGCGCTGAAGACCATCAAGGAACTGGCGACTGCCAAGTTTGACGAGACGATCGAAGTCGCGCTGAACCTTGGCGTTGATCCGCGTCACGCAGACCAGATGGTTCGTGGCATGGTTTCGCTTCCCGCCGGTACCGGCAAGGACATGCGCGTTGCCGTGTTCGCCCGTGGCGACAAGGCCGAGGCTGCAACCGCGGCTGGCGCCGACAAGGTGGGTGCCGAAGACCTGATGGAAGACATGCTGGCCGGCAATCTTGCTTATGACCGCGTGATCGCGACGCCCGACATGATGGGCATCGTTGGCCGCTTGGGTAAGACGCTGGGTCCGAAGGGCCTGATGCCGAACCCGAAGCTGGGCACTGTGACCATGGATGTTGCTGCTGCTGTGACAGCGGCCAAGGCTGGTCAGGTTGAATTCCGCGTTGAAAAGCAGGGCATCATCCACAGCGGCATTGGCAAGAAGAGCTTCTCTGACGCCGACCTGCGCAAGAATTTCGACGCACTGGTTGATGCTGTGATCAAAGCGAAGCCGTCGGGGTCGAAGGGCAAATATGTCCGCAAGATCGCCGTCAGCTCGACCATGGGCCCCGGCCTGAAGGTCGACATCGCCGACGTCGCTGGCGCATAA